One genomic segment of Natrononativus amylolyticus includes these proteins:
- the leuB gene encoding 3-isopropylmalate dehydrogenase → MTAHEIAVIPGDGIGREVVPAAVDVLEATDLEFEFTYADAGDHVRDETGEALPRETYDLAASADATLFGAAGETAADVILPLRAAVDSFVNVRPAKAYPGVDALRPETDLVFLRENTEGVYSGHEDRLSDDLSTLTRVVTDSASEQLAEFACEFVETRGADGFTVAHKANVMRETDGRFRDAVLAVADERGVETDEVLMDAFATHVCLDPAQFDIVVCPNLAGDVLSDLAAGLVGGLGLLPSANVGPERGLFEPVHGTAPDIAGEGVANPAATILSAAMCLEFLGCEEGAAVREAVEDVLESGPRTPDLGGDATTEDVTAAVVDRL, encoded by the coding sequence ATGACCGCCCACGAAATCGCGGTTATTCCGGGCGACGGCATCGGCCGGGAGGTCGTTCCCGCCGCCGTCGACGTCCTCGAGGCGACGGACCTCGAGTTCGAGTTCACGTACGCGGACGCCGGCGACCACGTCAGAGACGAAACCGGCGAGGCCCTTCCGCGAGAGACGTACGACCTCGCTGCCAGCGCCGACGCGACGCTGTTCGGTGCGGCGGGCGAGACGGCCGCGGACGTGATCCTCCCGCTGCGGGCGGCCGTCGACTCGTTCGTCAACGTCCGCCCCGCGAAGGCGTATCCGGGCGTCGACGCCCTCCGTCCCGAGACGGACCTGGTTTTTCTCCGGGAGAACACCGAGGGCGTCTACTCGGGCCACGAGGACCGGCTGAGCGACGACCTCTCGACGCTCACGCGGGTCGTCACGGACTCGGCCTCCGAGCAGTTGGCCGAGTTCGCCTGCGAGTTCGTCGAAACCCGGGGCGCCGACGGCTTCACCGTCGCTCACAAGGCGAACGTGATGCGCGAGACCGACGGGCGATTTCGCGACGCCGTCCTCGCGGTCGCCGACGAGCGCGGCGTGGAAACCGACGAGGTGCTGATGGACGCCTTCGCGACGCACGTCTGTCTCGACCCGGCGCAGTTCGATATCGTCGTCTGCCCCAACCTCGCGGGCGACGTGCTCTCGGACCTCGCGGCGGGGCTCGTCGGCGGGCTCGGATTGCTGCCGAGCGCCAACGTCGGCCCCGAACGCGGACTGTTCGAGCCGGTCCACGGCACCGCGCCCGACATCGCGGGCGAGGGCGTGGCGAACCCCGCCGCGACGATCCTCTCGGCGGCGATGTGTCTCGAGTTCCTCGGCTGTGAGGAGGGAGCGGCGGTCCGCGAGGCCGTCGAGGACGTCCTCGAGTCCGGGCCGCGGACGCCGGATCTCGGCGGCGACGCGACCACCGAAGACGTGACGGCGGCGGTCGTCGACCGGCTCTGA
- a CDS encoding ferritin-like domain-containing protein, whose protein sequence is MTSDDVIDLLTTAYVDELETVMNYLTNSIVLDGVHAEEVKESLAADVEEELEHARLLGQRLKQLEHAPPGSEGFEPHQSSLQPPEDTTDVQSVIEGVLEAEEEAIETYRALLEAAEEANDPVTEDVAVTILTDEEAHRSEFRGFRKEFPSN, encoded by the coding sequence ATGACATCCGACGACGTGATCGACCTGCTGACGACGGCGTACGTCGACGAACTCGAGACCGTGATGAACTACCTGACGAACTCGATCGTCCTCGACGGCGTCCACGCGGAGGAGGTAAAGGAGAGCCTCGCGGCGGACGTAGAGGAGGAACTCGAGCACGCCCGCCTGCTCGGCCAGCGGCTGAAACAGCTCGAACACGCCCCGCCCGGCTCCGAGGGGTTCGAGCCCCACCAGTCGAGTCTCCAGCCACCCGAGGACACCACGGACGTCCAGTCGGTGATCGAGGGCGTCCTCGAGGCCGAGGAGGAGGCGATCGAGACGTACCGCGCGCTACTCGAGGCCGCCGAAGAGGCGAACGATCCGGTGACCGAGGACGTCGCCGTGACGATCCTGACCGACGAGGAAGCCCACCGCAGCGAGTTCCGCGGCTTCCGGAAGGAGTTCCCGTCGAATTAA
- a CDS encoding sensor histidine kinase — protein MEDGVNADGDADESRETDDRLRLAVEAAEMGTWELDLQSGESPVRSRQHDQIFGYEEPVEDWSLDRFLEHVHPDDRADVERRFETALETGEWRFECRIRRADGEQRWIMAQGEFFYDGGEPVRAVGIVQDVTERKERQRELERQNKRLESFASMLAHEVRNPLGIAQIYLQHARRGDDDAFDQVETAHERIEEMITVLLVLAEGKQSAVDPEPVCLGGLATEVWETLSAPDGRLRVETDLVVEAEPHHLRHILENLFENALEHGGDDVAVRVGGLDDGFYVADDGRGVPEPKREQVFEAGYTTDTSGIGLGLTFIGQLADAYGWDCRVAESETEGARFEFTDVDVVSTG, from the coding sequence ATGGAGGACGGTGTGAACGCGGACGGGGACGCAGACGAGAGCCGGGAGACCGACGACCGGTTACGGCTCGCAGTCGAAGCCGCGGAGATGGGCACGTGGGAACTCGACCTCCAGAGCGGGGAGTCCCCGGTCCGGTCGCGACAGCACGACCAGATCTTCGGCTACGAGGAGCCGGTCGAAGACTGGAGCCTGGATCGCTTTCTCGAGCACGTTCACCCCGACGACCGCGCCGACGTGGAACGACGCTTCGAGACGGCCCTCGAGACGGGCGAGTGGCGGTTCGAGTGTCGGATCCGCCGGGCCGACGGCGAGCAGCGGTGGATCATGGCACAGGGGGAGTTCTTCTACGACGGTGGCGAGCCCGTTCGCGCGGTCGGGATCGTTCAGGACGTCACGGAGCGCAAGGAGCGACAGCGGGAACTCGAGCGACAGAACAAGCGCCTCGAGAGCTTCGCCAGTATGCTCGCCCACGAGGTCAGAAACCCGCTGGGTATCGCCCAGATCTACCTCCAGCACGCCAGACGCGGTGACGACGACGCGTTCGATCAGGTCGAGACCGCTCACGAGCGGATCGAGGAGATGATCACCGTCCTGCTGGTCCTGGCCGAGGGCAAGCAGTCGGCCGTCGATCCCGAGCCGGTCTGTCTCGGCGGACTGGCGACCGAGGTCTGGGAGACCCTCTCCGCTCCGGACGGTCGCCTCCGCGTCGAAACGGATCTCGTCGTCGAAGCTGAACCTCACCACCTCCGACACATCCTGGAGAACCTCTTCGAGAACGCCCTCGAGCACGGCGGCGACGACGTCGCCGTCCGCGTCGGTGGTCTCGACGACGGGTTCTACGTCGCCGACGACGGGCGAGGGGTACCGGAGCCGAAGCGCGAGCAGGTCTTCGAGGCGGGCTACACGACGGACACGAGCGGGATCGGTCTCGGCCTCACGTTCATCGGCCAACTCGCCGACGCCTACGGGTGGGACTGTCGGGTCGCCGAGAGCGAAACCGAGGGCGCCCGGTTCGAGTTCACCGACGTCGACGTCGTGTCGACGGGGTGA
- the ilvB gene encoding biosynthetic-type acetolactate synthase large subunit: MSERATSVSPRTEQDRTREENTEESAADSSADARPVTTGAEAVVRALETAGVEYAFGVQGGAIMPVYDALYDSPIRHVTMAHEQGASHAADAYGIVSGEPGVCLATSGPGATNLVTGIADADMDSDPMIALTGQVPTELVGNDAFQETDTTGVTAPITKANTFSSDPNSVGDDVGEAFALAAEGRPGPTLVDLPKDVTLAETDREPAEPKTPATYDVQERADPTIVAEAARRIERAQKPIMLLGGGVIKGDAAAECRAFATEHEIPVVTTMPGIGSFPEDHELAMEMAGMHGTGYANMAITHCDAMIAVGTRFDDRLTGGIDTFAPGAEIIHVDIDPAEISKNVHAEYPLVGDAATVVTQLAEAVEESPKATKWRAQCQQWKSEYSMAYDTPEDEPVKPQFVVEALDEATSDRAIVTTGVGQHQMWACQYWTYTEPRTWVSSHGLGTMGYGLPAAIGARLAADDDQEVICVEGDGSFLMTMQELAVAVRENLDITVAVLNNEYIGMVRQWQDAFFEGRHSASEYHWCPAFDKLAEAFGARGFRIDDYDEVADTIQEAVAYDGPSVIDVHIDPRANVYPMVPSGGDNGQFALSEDQL; encoded by the coding sequence ATGAGCGAGCGCGCGACGTCGGTTTCCCCACGAACGGAACAGGACCGCACCCGCGAGGAGAACACCGAGGAGTCCGCGGCGGACTCGAGCGCCGACGCTCGGCCGGTAACCACGGGCGCAGAGGCGGTCGTCCGCGCCCTCGAGACCGCGGGCGTCGAGTACGCCTTCGGCGTCCAGGGCGGCGCGATCATGCCCGTCTACGACGCCCTCTACGACTCGCCGATCCGGCACGTGACGATGGCCCACGAGCAGGGTGCCTCCCACGCCGCCGACGCCTACGGCATCGTCTCCGGCGAGCCAGGCGTCTGTCTCGCCACCTCGGGACCGGGGGCGACCAACCTCGTGACCGGCATCGCCGATGCGGACATGGACTCCGATCCGATGATCGCGCTGACCGGCCAGGTTCCCACCGAACTGGTCGGCAACGACGCCTTCCAGGAGACCGACACGACCGGCGTGACGGCGCCGATCACGAAGGCGAACACGTTCTCGAGCGATCCGAACAGCGTCGGCGACGACGTCGGCGAGGCGTTCGCGCTCGCGGCCGAGGGCCGCCCCGGCCCGACGCTGGTCGACCTGCCGAAGGACGTGACGCTGGCCGAGACGGACCGCGAGCCGGCCGAACCGAAAACGCCCGCGACGTACGACGTTCAGGAGCGGGCCGACCCGACGATCGTCGCCGAGGCGGCCCGACGGATCGAGCGCGCTCAGAAGCCGATCATGCTGCTCGGCGGCGGCGTGATCAAGGGCGACGCGGCCGCGGAGTGTCGCGCGTTCGCGACCGAACACGAGATCCCGGTGGTGACGACGATGCCCGGGATCGGCTCGTTCCCCGAGGACCACGAACTCGCCATGGAGATGGCGGGGATGCACGGCACCGGCTACGCCAACATGGCGATCACCCACTGCGATGCGATGATCGCCGTCGGCACCCGCTTCGACGACCGCCTCACCGGCGGCATCGACACGTTCGCGCCGGGCGCGGAGATCATCCACGTCGACATCGACCCCGCCGAGATCAGCAAGAACGTCCACGCGGAGTACCCGCTCGTCGGCGACGCGGCGACGGTCGTCACCCAGCTGGCGGAGGCCGTCGAGGAGTCGCCGAAAGCCACGAAGTGGCGCGCGCAGTGCCAGCAGTGGAAGTCGGAGTACTCGATGGCCTACGACACCCCCGAGGACGAGCCGGTCAAACCCCAGTTCGTCGTCGAGGCGTTAGACGAGGCCACGAGCGACCGCGCGATCGTGACGACCGGCGTCGGACAACACCAGATGTGGGCCTGCCAGTACTGGACCTACACCGAGCCCCGCACCTGGGTCTCGAGTCACGGTCTCGGCACGATGGGGTACGGCCTCCCCGCGGCGATCGGCGCGCGACTCGCCGCTGACGACGACCAGGAAGTGATCTGCGTCGAGGGCGACGGCTCGTTCCTGATGACGATGCAGGAACTCGCCGTCGCGGTCCGGGAGAACCTCGACATCACCGTCGCGGTGCTCAACAACGAGTACATCGGCATGGTCCGCCAGTGGCAGGACGCCTTCTTCGAGGGCCGCCACTCCGCCTCGGAGTACCACTGGTGTCCCGCCTTCGACAAGCTGGCCGAGGCCTTCGGCGCCCGCGGCTTCCGCATCGACGACTACGACGAGGTCGCAGACACGATCCAGGAAGCGGTCGCGTACGACGGCCCCTCGGTGATCGACGTCCACATCGACCCGCGGGCGAACGTTTACCCGATGGTTCCGAGCGGCGGCGACAACGGACAGTTCGCGCTGTCGGAGGACCAGTTATGA
- the ilvC gene encoding ketol-acid reductoisomerase has product MTDTTQNADDAFTTNIYYGEDADAAYIEDKTVAVLGYGSQGHAHALNLHDSGVDVVVGLREDSSSWAQAEDDGLRVTTPDTATAEADIVMMLVPDTVQPAVFEAIEPGLEAGNTVMFAHGFNIHYNQISVPENVDVTMAAPKGPGHIVRRDYENGGGTPALIAVYQDYTGEAKDEALAYAQAIGGTRAGVVETTFREEVESDLFGEQAVLCGGVTALVKHGFETLVDNGYAPEMAYFECLNELKLIVDLMYEDGLGGMWYSVSDTAEYGGLTRGDEIVDETVRENMEEVLEEVQDGTFAREWINENQAGRPAYTQLKRHDEEHEIEEIGAPLRDLFEWEEEETEPAEVPADD; this is encoded by the coding sequence ATGACTGATACGACACAGAACGCAGACGACGCATTCACGACGAACATCTACTACGGCGAGGACGCAGACGCCGCCTACATCGAGGACAAAACGGTCGCCGTCCTCGGCTACGGCAGCCAGGGCCACGCCCACGCGCTCAACCTCCACGACAGCGGCGTCGACGTGGTCGTCGGCCTTCGCGAGGACTCCTCCTCGTGGGCGCAGGCCGAAGACGACGGGCTCCGGGTAACGACGCCGGATACGGCGACCGCAGAGGCGGACATCGTGATGATGCTCGTGCCGGACACCGTCCAGCCGGCGGTGTTCGAGGCGATCGAGCCGGGCCTCGAGGCCGGCAACACCGTCATGTTCGCCCACGGGTTCAACATCCACTACAACCAGATTTCGGTACCCGAGAACGTCGACGTGACGATGGCCGCCCCGAAGGGGCCGGGCCACATCGTCCGCCGGGACTACGAGAACGGCGGCGGCACGCCCGCCCTGATCGCCGTCTACCAGGACTACACCGGGGAGGCGAAAGACGAGGCCCTCGCCTACGCGCAGGCCATCGGCGGCACCCGCGCGGGGGTCGTCGAGACGACGTTCCGCGAGGAGGTCGAATCCGACCTCTTCGGCGAGCAGGCCGTGCTCTGTGGCGGCGTCACCGCCCTCGTCAAGCACGGCTTCGAGACGCTCGTCGACAACGGCTACGCCCCCGAGATGGCGTACTTCGAGTGCCTGAACGAGCTCAAGCTGATCGTCGACCTGATGTACGAGGACGGGCTCGGCGGCATGTGGTACTCCGTGAGCGACACGGCGGAGTACGGCGGGCTCACCCGCGGCGACGAGATCGTCGACGAGACGGTACGAGAGAACATGGAGGAGGTGCTCGAGGAGGTCCAGGACGGCACCTTCGCCCGCGAGTGGATCAACGAGAACCAGGCCGGGCGGCCGGCGTACACCCAGCTGAAACGCCACGACGAGGAACACGAGATCGAGGAGATCGGCGCGCCGCTGCGCGATCTGTTCGAGTGGGAAGAAGAGGAGACCGAGCCGGCGGAAGTGCCGGCGGACGACTGA
- a CDS encoding LeuA family protein, translating into MEIQCLHQTHPALIPVRAVEFFQGTLDSTEEIQTARVFDTTLRDGEQSPGTSFSYDDKREIAAILDEMGTHVIEAGFPVNGEAEFEAVRDIASSTRTTTCGLARVVEGDVEAALDSGVEMVHVFVSTSDVQIEDSMHATREEVVQRAVDSVERVRETGTTCMFSPMDATRTDESFLLEVVEAVTEAGTDWINVPDTCGVATPRRFYDLIETIGEHTDARIDVHTHDDFGLATANALAGIEAGAEQAQVSVNSIGERAGNAAYEEFVMAVESVYQTDTGIDTTRITELSRIVEEKSGMETPGNKPVVGANAFSHESGIHAAGVIENSDTFEPGVMTPEMVGATRKLVMGKHTGTHSVRERLTERGFDPTDEEVRAVTRRVKDYGAEKRRVTVADLERFAEEENVDRRREEVRA; encoded by the coding sequence ATGGAGATACAATGTCTACACCAGACACACCCGGCTCTGATACCAGTCAGGGCGGTCGAGTTCTTCCAGGGCACGTTAGATTCCACTGAGGAGATTCAGACGGCACGGGTTTTCGACACCACGCTGCGGGACGGCGAACAGTCTCCCGGGACGTCGTTTTCCTACGACGACAAGCGTGAGATCGCAGCTATTCTGGACGAGATGGGCACCCACGTCATCGAGGCCGGGTTCCCCGTCAACGGCGAGGCCGAGTTCGAGGCCGTTCGCGACATCGCTTCCTCGACGCGCACGACGACCTGCGGGTTGGCCCGCGTCGTCGAGGGCGACGTCGAGGCCGCACTCGACTCCGGCGTCGAGATGGTTCACGTCTTCGTGAGCACGAGCGACGTCCAGATCGAAGATTCGATGCACGCCACCAGAGAGGAAGTCGTACAGCGCGCAGTCGACTCCGTCGAACGCGTCCGTGAAACCGGCACCACGTGCATGTTCTCGCCGATGGATGCGACGCGAACCGACGAGTCGTTCCTGCTCGAGGTCGTCGAGGCCGTCACCGAGGCGGGCACCGACTGGATCAACGTTCCGGACACCTGCGGGGTCGCGACCCCGCGGCGGTTCTACGACCTGATCGAGACGATCGGCGAGCACACCGACGCCCGGATCGACGTCCACACCCACGACGACTTCGGGCTGGCGACCGCGAACGCGCTGGCGGGCATCGAGGCCGGCGCCGAGCAGGCCCAGGTCTCGGTGAACTCCATCGGCGAGCGCGCGGGTAACGCCGCCTACGAGGAGTTCGTGATGGCCGTCGAGTCGGTGTACCAGACCGACACCGGCATCGACACGACCCGGATCACCGAACTCTCGAGGATCGTCGAGGAGAAAAGCGGCATGGAGACGCCGGGGAACAAACCCGTCGTCGGCGCGAACGCCTTCTCCCACGAGAGCGGTATCCACGCCGCCGGCGTCATCGAGAACAGCGACACGTTCGAACCCGGCGTCATGACCCCCGAGATGGTCGGCGCGACCCGCAAGCTGGTCATGGGCAAACACACGGGCACCCACTCGGTGCGCGAACGGCTGACCGAGCGCGGCTTCGACCCGACCGACGAGGAGGTCCGCGCTGTCACCCGCCGCGTGAAGGACTACGGCGCGGAGAAGCGCCGCGTCACGGTGGCCGACCTGGAGCGCTTCGCCGAGGAGGAGAACGTCGACAGACGTAGAGAGGAGGTGCGAGCCTGA
- the leuD gene encoding 3-isopropylmalate dehydratase small subunit yields the protein MTASEDVEIPSVEAVSGTGVAIRGNDIDTDQIIPARFMKVVTFDGLGEFAFFDQRFDDEDNQKEHPLNEPEHRDASVMVVNANFGCGSSREHAPQALQRWGIDAFVGESFAEIFAGNCLALGIPTVTADAETVEAIQNWVEANPDGELEVDVAAETVTYGETTVDVAVDEAQRKALVEGVWDTTALMKANADAVRETAESLPYVEDGRPV from the coding sequence ATGACCGCGTCCGAGGACGTCGAGATCCCGTCCGTCGAGGCGGTATCGGGAACCGGGGTCGCGATCCGCGGCAACGACATCGACACCGACCAGATCATCCCCGCCCGGTTCATGAAGGTCGTCACCTTCGACGGCCTGGGCGAGTTCGCGTTTTTCGACCAGCGATTTGACGACGAGGACAACCAGAAAGAACACCCGCTGAACGAGCCCGAACACCGCGACGCCTCGGTGATGGTCGTCAACGCGAACTTCGGCTGCGGTTCCTCCCGCGAACACGCCCCGCAGGCGCTTCAGCGGTGGGGGATCGACGCCTTCGTCGGCGAGAGCTTCGCCGAGATCTTCGCGGGTAACTGCCTCGCGCTTGGCATCCCGACGGTGACGGCCGACGCCGAGACGGTCGAAGCGATCCAGAACTGGGTCGAGGCGAACCCGGACGGAGAACTCGAGGTCGACGTCGCCGCCGAAACCGTCACCTACGGCGAGACGACCGTCGACGTCGCGGTCGACGAGGCCCAGCGGAAGGCCCTCGTCGAGGGCGTCTGGGACACGACCGCGCTGATGAAAGCCAACGCCGACGCGGTTCGCGAGACGGCCGAGTCGCTGCCGTACGTGGAGGACGGCAGACCCGTATGA
- the leuC gene encoding 3-isopropylmalate dehydratase large subunit: MSERTLYDKVWDRHSVTTLPTGQEQLFVGLHLIHEVTSPQAFGMLEERDLEVAYPELTHATVDHIIPTADQSRPYAEDAAEEMMRELEENVREAGIEFSDPNSGDQGIVHVVGPEQGLTQPGKTIVCGDSHTSTHGAFGALAFGIGTSQIRDVLATGTLAFEKQKVRKIEVEGELGDGVEAKDVILEIIRRLGTEGGVGYVYEYAGSAIERLGMEGRMSICNMSIEGGARAGYVNPDETTYEYLKETDYFRENPEAFDELKPYWESIKSDETAEYDDVVTIDAGELEPVVTWGTTPGQGVGITDPIPEPEGLPADKRDTARRAQEHMRVEPGETMAGYPIDVAFLGSCTNARLPDLRRAARIVEGREVHPEVRAMVVPGSQRVQETAEEEGLKEIFEEAGFDWRNAGCSMCLGMNEDQLEGDEACASSSNRNFVGRQGSKDGRTVLMNPRMVAAAAITGEVTDVRELKEVTMQ, translated from the coding sequence ATGAGCGAGCGCACCCTGTACGACAAGGTCTGGGACCGCCACAGCGTGACGACGCTGCCGACCGGCCAGGAACAGCTGTTCGTCGGCCTCCACCTCATCCACGAGGTGACGAGCCCGCAGGCGTTCGGCATGCTCGAGGAGCGCGACCTCGAGGTCGCCTACCCCGAACTCACCCACGCGACGGTCGATCACATCATTCCGACGGCGGATCAGTCCCGCCCGTACGCCGAGGACGCCGCCGAGGAGATGATGCGCGAACTCGAGGAGAACGTCCGCGAGGCGGGCATCGAGTTCTCGGACCCGAACAGCGGCGATCAGGGCATCGTCCACGTCGTCGGCCCGGAGCAGGGACTGACCCAGCCCGGAAAGACGATCGTCTGCGGCGACTCCCACACGTCGACTCACGGCGCCTTCGGCGCGCTCGCGTTCGGAATCGGTACCAGCCAGATCCGCGACGTGCTCGCGACGGGCACCCTCGCCTTCGAGAAGCAGAAAGTGAGAAAGATCGAGGTCGAGGGCGAACTCGGCGACGGCGTCGAGGCGAAGGACGTCATCCTCGAGATCATCCGCCGACTGGGAACCGAGGGCGGCGTCGGCTACGTCTACGAGTACGCCGGCTCCGCCATCGAACGTCTGGGCATGGAGGGTCGGATGTCGATCTGCAACATGTCGATCGAGGGCGGCGCCCGCGCGGGCTACGTCAACCCCGACGAGACCACCTACGAGTACCTGAAAGAGACCGACTACTTCCGGGAGAACCCCGAGGCGTTCGACGAGCTCAAACCGTACTGGGAGTCGATCAAATCGGACGAGACGGCCGAGTACGACGACGTCGTCACCATCGACGCGGGCGAACTCGAGCCGGTCGTCACCTGGGGGACGACCCCCGGTCAGGGCGTCGGCATCACGGATCCGATTCCGGAGCCCGAAGGCTTGCCGGCGGACAAGCGAGATACCGCCCGACGCGCCCAGGAACACATGCGCGTCGAACCCGGCGAGACGATGGCGGGCTACCCGATCGACGTCGCCTTCCTCGGCTCCTGTACCAACGCCCGGCTGCCCGACCTGCGACGGGCGGCCCGAATCGTCGAGGGCCGCGAGGTCCACCCCGAGGTACGGGCGATGGTCGTCCCCGGCAGCCAGCGCGTCCAGGAGACCGCCGAGGAGGAAGGCCTCAAAGAGATCTTCGAGGAAGCCGGCTTCGACTGGCGCAACGCCGGCTGCTCGATGTGTCTGGGCATGAACGAAGACCAGCTCGAGGGCGACGAGGCCTGTGCGTCCTCCTCGAACCGGAACTTCGTCGGCCGACAGGGGAGCAAGGACGGCCGTACCGTCCTGATGAACCCGCGGATGGTCGCCGCGGCGGCGATCACCGGCGAAGTAACTGACGTTCGCGAACTCAAGGAGGTGACCATGCAATGA
- the ilvN gene encoding acetolactate synthase small subunit — MSGLDGPAPEERPESTGRRNAQGIRIDPEVEARHEPRRTVISVLVEHEPGVLSDVSGLFSRRQFNIESLTVGPTEDDDRARITLVVEETDPGIDQVKKQLRKLIPVVAVRELEPDAMRRELALVKVNATRPDRVAAVADMYGGKTVDASPETATVEITGARQKIDSAIEAFSQFGIREISRTGTTALARGTEDTAGVAPNQAAQRVEQTNQPHTAPSDDD, encoded by the coding sequence ATGAGCGGGTTAGACGGCCCCGCTCCCGAGGAACGCCCCGAATCGACGGGGCGTCGAAACGCCCAGGGGATCCGGATCGATCCCGAAGTCGAGGCCAGACACGAGCCTCGTCGGACCGTCATCTCGGTGCTCGTCGAGCACGAACCCGGCGTGCTCTCGGACGTCTCGGGGCTGTTCTCGAGGCGACAGTTCAACATCGAGAGCCTCACCGTCGGCCCGACGGAGGACGACGACCGCGCGCGGATCACGCTGGTCGTCGAGGAGACCGACCCCGGGATCGACCAGGTGAAAAAGCAGCTCCGGAAGCTGATCCCGGTCGTCGCCGTGCGCGAACTCGAGCCCGACGCGATGCGCCGGGAGCTCGCGCTCGTGAAGGTCAACGCCACTCGGCCGGACCGGGTCGCCGCCGTCGCGGACATGTACGGCGGGAAGACGGTCGACGCGAGCCCCGAGACGGCGACCGTCGAGATCACGGGCGCCCGCCAGAAGATCGACTCGGCGATCGAGGCGTTCAGCCAGTTCGGCATCCGCGAGATTTCACGAACGGGAACGACGGCGCTCGCCCGCGGCACCGAGGACACCGCGGGCGTCGCGCCCAACCAGGCCGCACAGCGCGTCGAGCAGACGAACCAGCCACACACCGCACCATCCGACGATGACTGA
- a CDS encoding DUF5779 family protein, giving the protein MSDFDLDLRAVEEHIDEELELEGELVLGVLDGTNDPEEWLEAVASGNVLVLYVDGSVNELAAGFARDVKESGGSLVHFRGFLIVAPPGIDVNTDRL; this is encoded by the coding sequence ATGAGCGACTTCGACCTCGACCTCAGAGCGGTCGAGGAACACATCGACGAGGAACTCGAACTCGAGGGCGAACTCGTCCTCGGGGTACTCGACGGGACGAACGACCCAGAGGAGTGGCTCGAGGCGGTCGCGAGCGGCAACGTCCTCGTCCTCTACGTCGACGGGAGCGTCAACGAACTCGCCGCGGGCTTCGCCCGCGACGTCAAGGAGTCCGGCGGCAGCCTCGTCCACTTCCGGGGCTTCCTGATCGTCGCGCCGCCGGGGATCGACGTCAACACCGACCGGCTCTAA
- the dph5 gene encoding diphthine synthase: MLTFIGLGLYDERSITVEGRGALRRADRAYAEFYTSELIGTDLETLESHHGIDIEVRDRAGVEQHPEEILEAAEREDVAFLTAGDTMISTTHVDLRLRAHDRGIETRVIHGVTAQTATSSLTGLQNYRFGKATTLPFPYAHGADGLPASVTETIDDNRADGLHTVVYLDIKVDNEAAVRRAESAGDDTAGGEAGQTYMTADVGASLLAEAYPGLVGVVVARAGSPDPVVEAATMTELADREFGDPLHLLVVPGECHLLEADALCELAGVDRDALDVV; encoded by the coding sequence ATGCTCACTTTCATCGGCCTCGGCCTCTACGACGAGCGCTCGATCACCGTCGAGGGGCGGGGCGCGCTTCGCCGAGCGGACCGGGCCTACGCCGAGTTCTACACCAGCGAGCTGATCGGCACCGACCTCGAGACGCTCGAGTCCCACCACGGGATCGACATCGAGGTCCGCGATCGGGCCGGCGTCGAACAGCACCCCGAGGAGATCCTCGAGGCGGCCGAGCGCGAGGACGTGGCCTTCCTCACCGCCGGCGACACCATGATCTCGACGACGCACGTCGACCTCCGGCTCCGGGCGCACGACCGGGGGATCGAGACCCGCGTGATCCACGGCGTCACCGCCCAGACCGCGACGAGTTCGCTCACCGGCCTCCAGAACTACCGCTTCGGGAAGGCGACCACGCTGCCGTTTCCCTACGCCCACGGCGCCGACGGCCTCCCGGCGAGCGTCACGGAAACGATCGACGACAACCGCGCCGACGGCCTCCACACCGTCGTCTACCTCGACATCAAAGTCGACAACGAGGCGGCGGTCCGGCGGGCAGAATCGGCCGGCGACGACACCGCGGGCGGCGAGGCCGGCCAGACGTACATGACCGCCGACGTCGGCGCCTCCCTGCTCGCCGAGGCGTACCCCGGTCTCGTCGGCGTCGTCGTCGCCCGCGCGGGCAGCCCCGATCCGGTCGTCGAGGCCGCGACGATGACCGAACTCGCCGACCGAGAGTTCGGTGACCCGCTCCACTTGCTCGTCGTTCCCGGCGAGTGCCACCTGCTCGAGGCCGACGCCCTCTGTGAACTCGCGGGGGTCGATCGTGACGCCCTCGACGTCGTATAG